The Rissa tridactyla isolate bRisTri1 chromosome 6, bRisTri1.patW.cur.20221130, whole genome shotgun sequence DNA segment CAGATCCCAGAGCTTGACGGCAGCCAGAAAGAGGAGCAGGGGCAGCAGGAAGGTGCACAGGGCGCTGGTGACCAGGGCGGAGAAGCCCATGGCTGGGGAGCGAGTCCAGCCCAGCCCCCCGGGAGCTCCGAGTGCGCGGGccgggctcgccgcgggccgccTTTTATACCCTTCCCAGGTTGCTGCCCACCCTACCTTGGTCCGATAAATTAGTTCACCCAAAGTTCATCTTTAATTGCGGATTGCAGCCTGGCTCCTCCCCCCGCAATCTTTAACTATTTGTTTTGCGCCGTGCATCCTGCCCGCCGCGGACGGCCGCCGGGGAAGGAGAGGTGCCGCCGGGCGCGGCGGCCGCAGCTCGCTCCCCGCTGCACCGCGCTCGGCGGACGGGCTGCGGGACGCCGCCGACAGCCGGCTGCCTCTTCGGATTTATCACCGGTGCTCGTTAGAGACCAGCAGGTTGCGCCAAGACAGAGAAATGCCCCGCTCCATCAGCCCGGAGACACCGACCCGCGGGGCGCACCCCGGCCGGTGCCGATGCGCTCCTCCGCCGGAGCTCCTGTCGCCGGCCGGGAACGGAGAGCGAGCGGAGCCGGGAGAAGCCGGGCCGGTGCTGGGGGCCGGACGGGGCCGGCGGTCCGTCCCCCGTGCTGGGGGAGCCTGGTGGCTCGCCGGGCAGAGCCGCAACTGTGCCGCCGCATCGGCGGAGGAGCCTCCGCTGTCCTCTGGTTCACCTCGAAAGGCCTGGCTTGTATTTCTGCCCGGCCGCGGAGGAAGGAGCCGCGGGCAGCAGTCCGTCTCGGCCTCCCGGTGCAGGTTCAAGCGCGGGTCACCGAGGGAAAGGGAGGTGAGCGCGGAAAGGAAACACCCAGTCCGCCGtgcccggctcctctccccggcaCCCGCTGCCCGCCCTCGCCCGGGGCTCGTCGGCATCGCGGGGCCGTCGGGGCTGCCGCGGCCGGGAAGGGGCGCTCGGCACCGGCCGGACACTCTGCCTGCAGCCGGGCGCAGCTCCCCGGGATGAAGCGGCGGGAGCGTGcggccggtggggctgcgggacGGCGGCTCCCGCGGGGTGCCGGCGCGGAAGACCCCGTCCGCGGGAAGGGGCGCCCGGGGCGGACCGCGGATGCGGAGGgagggacggacagacagacagacgggaCCACGGAGCACTGCGCTCGGCACGGCTGCTACCAATAAACTatcatgcttgcttttttttttctttatttctttctttccgtttttgtttcctttcccctCACTATTACTTTTCCTTCCGTGTTCCCAGACGAGCTTATTAAACGCTGGAAGTTGTGTGTttgtggaggggaggggggaagatgtcacttttaattattatttttctgacaATCAACGCATCGCACGGGACCCTCCTTCCTCTTACGATACCTtgcgggagcggggctgcccgccTCCGCAGCCCCTTGCCCAAGAGGGGGACACACGCACCCCGGGGGGGGACCTCCTCGCCCCCGGAGGTGCTCGGACCCCCGGGGtacggcggggcccggccgggaGCGGCGGCCGCGCCCTGACCCGGCGCTCTCCCCTTGCCGGGCGCTGACCTGCTTGTGACCTACAACACGGACCGTGACATCTGCGTGAACCCGGCCGGCAACCGCGCCAAGTTCACTGTCTATCAAAATAACGAGATACGGTGGCCTGAGCACCGATAATTGCCACAGGAAGGCTTTATTATCTCCCCAGCTGTGTATTCCCCAGCCATCGGCTCGAAAAGAATCAAATGGTAAAGAGTGAAAGGGATAATTAAAAACATCTTGGAAGGGGGTCAAGAAATTAACAGCCTAATATGCACAAACTTTGATTACAAGTAACAATTATTACACTTCATTTGTAAATGCTCGTGTTTATCTGCAAACAAAATCagtttcaagtctttttttttttttttttaaacaagattcaTGTTACATTTTTCAGCGGGTGGCTACGGGGCTCGTTAGCGCTAGGGGTAATTTTTAAGTGCGCTGCTGGAGGAGCCCTGGCTGTCCCGCACCCGGTGCTGGGCACTGCAGGCCCGACCCTGCCCGCGGTGGGACCCTGTGTTGCCGGCTGGTCACAGCCACGCCAGCAGCTCCTGCTAATTAAAGTTAGTCATTGCCACTTGCAGCCACCACCTACTGATTTCACCTCTGATAGCCAGAAAGATTCACCTTTCGGGACAAGGTCAGGAGGGGCAGAGGCTCTGGTTCACTACGGGGTCGACCTGCCAACAGCACTTAACTCAGCCCTGCAGTTCAACCTCTTCCAGATTTGACCTGTCACGTTTGGGAGCCACATTTCTGCCCCAGGTAGCGTTGTGCTCCCTGCACAGCCTTTGGACCGCTAACGGCAGCACACACCCTACTGCAGTGTCCCAGCATGGACATGCAAAGGGGACTGGCCAGGGCCAGGTCATTTGCAGCCTGGCATTGAAGCAGGACGATGACCAGAGATTCAGGGGACAGGGGAGctccccagggcctttccaaaGGGACTCCGTCCTCATGCCACATTTCTGCCCTCGCAGGTCAAGCTGCTGCTGGTTCTTCACACAGAGTATGCCGTGCCACCAGGCCCAGGATGCACTGGAGGGACAAGGCGGATGTTTTCCCCCACTGCTTCCATGCAGGACATGTGACAGTGGGGAGCAGAGGTGAAGCTGAAAGGATCTCATAAACACATTGCAGTGAAGCAAGGACCTGGGCCCAGCTCTGTTCTCAGTGAACAGGCAACAGGACTTCATTTCACATGGGAGAGAAATACCCCGTGTCTCAGCAACGTAAGTGGTACTCAGAAGACATCTAAAAAGCTGCTCTCAGCACCCAGGGTCAGCCCCAGGTACCACCTCCTGGATGGACCCACAGAGCTGCtgtcctggcactttccctggcAGAGATAGGCTGTGGGATGTGACATGGTCAGTCTGGCCAGCCAGCCACCATGGGGCCTCTGTCACTTTGCAAATGCCCTGGCTGCAATATGAACAGCATCATCAGGAACAGAGGACTTTCTACCACAAATCAGACATATTCAGAAATGTCTGTTTTCCAAATGTTTATTCCCTCCCCTGCTTCAGTCTGATCCCTCAGTCAGGCTGCGGCTGGGGAGGGCATGCTGCGGGGATGACAGAGGGGGGCTTCATGGCagacccccagcagcagcacggtgCTCGGGCACAATATACACAGCTACTACTACGGGGTGAATGAGACGTCCTCTTTGTGGTGGCTCTAATGGGAAGTGCAGGAATGAGattaaatatttacaataaaaaCCACTTTACACCCTATTATTCTAGCTACAGCTGATGCCATGGATTGAGCAGCCCTGGCTTGTGTTTTCCTCCAGAGGCCCCGGCCTGTCTTCTCTCTTTTTACATCTAAAAAGCTACAGTGTGCAGGACGTTCATCCTGCCTCTCCTATAACACACCCACAGGAGATAACCCTGGGACAGGAAGGCTCTGGGAGCCTTagctgtgggactgggaggttTGCTGCCCATCCCCGGTGGCTGGAGACctgcgtggggcaggggctgTCTGAGTTCCCATGGGGGatgctccctgccagcagcttcaGCGGGTTTGTGCCCCGGGCTGGGGCTGAGGCTCACCCTGCTGCCCAGGAGCAGGACTCTGCAGGACCCTCCGTACCggcttaaaataaaaagaccTTTGGGGTTTTGCTCTGCGGTGACCCAGTGCCATACCCATCCTGGGGCAGCAGAGacctgccctggcagcagtggAGGGGCACCGATgccggggctgaggggcagcGTACCCCTGGCTCAGGTATGCAAGGGGTGGAAGTAGAGCTGCAGCCCGTCGTCGACGGGGTGCACGATGGGCACGGTCTGCATGGCGGGGTAGCTGGGGGTGGCCAGCTCCCAGCGGGCCGTGCTGACCAGCTCGATGGCCAGCAGCTTGAGGATGGCCTGTGCCAGCTCTTTGCCGATGcagctccgcgccccgccgccaaAGGGGATGTAGTGGAAGCGGCCTGCAGCCTCCATCCGGGCAGCACCGAAGCGGTCTGGATCAAAGCTGCCAGGGGGGCTCTGGTAGACGGCGGCCGTCTCATGTGTGTCACGGATGCTGTACATGACACTCCAGCCTTTGGGGATCTGGTAGCCCTGGAGAGAGAGcgaagaggggaggggaggaaaggagcgTTACATGCCTGTGCAGCCAGCTGTGCTAGTGGAGGGTGAGAAGACGGTACCTGGGGACAGCCCCACTACACTGCCCATCTGCTCCGCAgctccttttctccccagcccagctgcgACCCACAGAGCTTGCTGCATGCCACCTTCCCCTGAGCTACGCTGCCAAGCACCACCACCCTGCTGGGCGCAGGGTGCTTGCAGGGAgtggcaggcagcagctccctaTCAGCGTGCGAGGCACTTACATCCAGCTCGAAAGTCTGCAGCGCCGTCCTGTAGCCTCCGGAGACGGGGGGCAGCACCCGCAGCACCTCCTTAATCACACAGTCCAGGTAGCGCAGGCAGCtcagcttctccaggctgatgtCCGAGGGGCAGCGACAGCTCTGCTCTGATGGCGCCCGGAGCTGGGGGCCAGCGCAGGGACTGCTCTGGGGGAGGGTGGGCTCCGGCGTGGCACGGGGCTGGGGCGAACCTTCATCCAGTGGGCCCGGGGGCTCGCTCTGGTCCTCATAAGCATCTTTGTCTGTGGGGCGGAGAAATGTCTTCTTGCTGTTCCTGCCCTGTGCAGTCAGGGTGTCCGGGCAGGGTCCCACAGGACAGCGCTCACACTGCTGGTACAGCTCGTGGGACATCAGCTCCTGCCTTATTTTTTCAATCACTGAGGGGTGCTTCAGCAGCAGGAGGATCAGAGAGGTGCTGGCACTGGCCGTggtgaaaaaagcagcaaatatgaGCTCAATGGCTGACtcctgggagaggaaggaaggtgaCAAGTTTGAATGACATTTTAAACTGGTTGTGATTCAGACTGTTCTCACCTTTTGCAGCTTTTGCCCctgtgtggagggccctggccctgCCTCTGCTCTCCACAAACCTGCACCCACCCTGGGTTGGCAGGGACCAAAACAAGACACGCTTGTTCTTCCATTTCTGTAcaaactggacatccacttgCCGAATGACTGACACAGAAACACAACTGAGATGAGTACACATCACCACCAATCCAGCTCTTCTAAGCTTTCCTCCCAAGATTTACGAATTTTAAAGAAGCATTTAACATGCATTTTTGCATACCGAGTGAAGTTCATTTCAAGCATTACGCTTTTTACCTTCATCTGCCAATTCTCCTTCACACCCAGATTTTTTACCTTTCTGCCCAGCCAGGGCTTATGAGGCTGTGGGTTTATGCATAAATCCTAGATGCACCAGCAGCTAAAACAGGTTGCATTTGATCCATCTCCAGCTGTAATCCACCATTTGCTTATCTGGGAGGGGACTCAAACCAATCAAATCAAAAGCAGAAAGACCTCCCTGCTGTAGGGGGCCAGCCCGAGAGGTGCTGTTGCCATCAGGGAGCTCTCCTGCAGGGATGCACGTGCCAGGCAAAGGACCTGCTCGCTTTTCAGCCCTTACAGCCTGAAGCACAGCAGTGCTCTTGCTAGCTCCATAGCAGATGTGTCCATAAGAAGTTAGGAGGTTACCCAGCTCAGACAGACCACAGCCCAGTCAAATCTGTAATACGTGTCTTGTCCCAGCTCGCGGATCCCCACGCAGTCTCCCAGTCTTCCCGGGACTGCCTGCAGGGTCTACGTGGCACAGCGCGTGCCGGGTTGCTGCAGGCTGTTTGCGGCACCCTGTGATCAACTTTTGGAAATTGTTTTGCAAACATTAAGGGTTGCCCGGAGCTGGGTCATGGCACGGCATGTCTCTGACAGTGAATGTAATGCTCAAACTTACAGCACCATCTGAAGGCGCCGGCGGCTCCGTAGCACCGGGCTGGGAGCACTGAGGCCAGACCCGAAAGCCCCAGGAGAAGCCCAAGGGAGGAGCACAGGGAGCTGCCAccctgggaggggctggggccTGGCTGGCACCACCGAGCACTAATCGCTCCAGACCAGGGGCAACGCGGAGCAAAAACCCCCAGGGAAACAGAGCAGTTTCCCTTCACACAGCCATGTGTCTGGATTTTAAACTGTTCTGACACAACCAGTTTCTGAAGAGGTGAAGCCAAAAACACAGGGAACGACAACTGAAGCCTGAAGGTACCTGGAGCCAAGTCTGGTAAGGTCAAGGGTAACGTAACAAGGATTACCCTTTGCTACCGTCCCCAGCGCCATACATTGGCTGGACTAGAGGCTTTTGCCAAAGTGCAGCTCTCAAGGGCatctttcagctgaaataaaaccTCTGAAATAACAGATCCCTCTCGACCCCTATCACACCTCCTGCAGGCGTTGGCAGGAATTTTTGCATGCACACAGTAGCAGACCCAGATGAAAAGAAATCTCTCGGTGCCACCACCTGCAATTAAAACCCAAGACATTTCAGTAACATGCAAGGAATTTACGTCAGGCTCTGCAATTTGAAATAACAGCCCCTCTGACTCAGCCTCTGACAGTGCTGCTCCATCAGCTGACACCGAGCTGCCGACTGactttccctccctgcttttaCAAGGCAAATAACCGGTGACTGGGAGGCAGCATCTTCCCACAGCTTCACCAGTACTGTCCCTGTGCCCCGGCCTGACTCCCAGTCCTGGGAGGCAGGACCAGTGGTGTTCCGATTGCGCCCATGCAGCCAGTGACAGCACTATTACATAGGATGGggtgatttttgggtttttttcaatccttccaagcttttaaatgttttaaaacagtgCTTTTGGCAAAGTCATAGCTTTTTAATGACCTTTACATTTCAAGGGTCCCACAGAGTTCATGCTAGCAGTGCAAATCACAGAGTATTTAGGAAAATTTCTGGGAAAACAGTCCCTCGAAAGCATTTGAGCAAAAAACAAATTACTAACTAGTGTGCACCAGTGTTTGGAGTGTCTCTCAAAGTCAGATAGATCCATGACTCCAAGACTGCTTTGGACTTTTTATCCCATTACACCACTTCACTGGATGAGAGCTCTGCTACTGCTTTATTAGAGCGGAGAATATTGCCATAATTGCAAACACAGGCGGGTCAGTTTGCAAGTCATTTTGTTAAATACAGACAAGGTAGAAATTTTCTAACTGTAAAGGTACGGGACAGCATATGAATATACTGTCATTTGAATCAGGCGGCCCAAGGTCACTGCTATGGCACTCCATGTTACATTTAATATCCCCTTATTCCATTTGTCAGAGGCAAGGACACGATGAGAGATCATGTAATTATTTGCGTGTAATATCCACGTGAATACTAACGGAGATTAACCCATCTTAATCACATTTTGAATCtggcaattattttttaaaaaataattatattataatAAACCCCATTCTATTAGaataaataatgtaataaaattactttaagaaTATATGCTGGTTCTAATTGTTTCTAACAGTCGCTGtaaagtctttaaaatattttaggttcAGAGATTACACTTTTACAATATATTTATGAAACATTAGTCTTTAGATTGTTTTCCTTAAATACCTAAATAAACGGTAAAACTATGCGTGTTCAATACTTTTAGTCTATATTCACATACTTTTAAACTCTATTCAGCTGCTGTACCTGTGCAAAACTGCTTCAAAACCTGTTATATAAATGCAGTGTCACCCGTCATTCACTGAGTCAGTCACCAAGTGACCTGGAGCTAGGAACGACGCAGTACTAATGGCCATTTTTTCCCCAAGGTCTTTGGCAAAATACTCTCCACATTCAGTTGGTGGTTTTGGCTCAGTAAGTACTTCTGGGCTCATCCCTAAATCACAGTGATGCACCTCGTTGCATCATAGCCATCCGCAAGCTAGATGATATAATTAACGATGAGGTGACAGGGAATGACCTGGAATCCATCATTCCATCCCTGGACCCATTTTGATATATTGTCTCAGAGACTTCTGGGCTCTCAGCCCTGAGGACTAAGGCGACGTGATCCACACATCGTGCCATGTCAGATGCTGGGGCATGTTTAGGGAGCACATGTCTAACTCTAAATAGTTCCAAGATGGTATCTTGGAGGCTACTGAGTGCACACTGACATACAGAGCCTCAGCATAGCCACACAACCCTACCAGCACCCTAAGCCAGGCTGAAGCCTGGTGGCCATGAAGAGGAAAGGTAGAAGAGGCATTTGTTCCCTGTTTTAAATACCAGCTCTCTTCTAACGCAGAGACACGATCCTACAAGAGCTATGAGCATGCTGAGTTCGGGCTTTCTCGCTTGCACTGGAGACGGAGTCCTCAGAGTTGGTAAGAGGagggcaggagccagcagctggTGGCGGGTCCTCATACaacctcctgcccctcagcccagGTCTCTCAAACAGCCACCGAGTCAGAAGGGACACTGCAAGGGGGGTTCTCCTTACCTTTAGCTCCTGCATGGTGAATTCTTTGCCGTGCTCCTTGGCACTGTTTATTATGAAATCCAGAGCATCGCTGTGATCTTCTGGGttgtttctctgcagtttttcctGTATAGCCTTCTCCATAAACTCATGTAGCATGTCCCGTGCTTTGATTCCCTGCGGGAGGCAGACACAGTTCAGGAGAGCCTTAGGAACCACCCCCCTCTCCAGAGAGACCGGGGGACCCCACGTGTGGCAATCCTTAATCCCAGGATCTGTAACAGCAAGAACTGTTTAATCCGTTGCCCAGCCCCAGAGCTTTGCAAGAGGCAGCAGTTTGGGGGTAACTGCTGCAAATGCTGTTGCTTTGCTGTTGTGAATCAAATACGACAAATCCTAAGAAACACTTTGAGAGGAAAAGACAGCAGTAAACCCACGGAACTGAGTCCAGAGGTATCTGCACTGAACAAGCCCATGGTCACGTCAGGTTTAAAAGTAGCTTGTCCAAAGGGACAAGAAGAGGTAACTTAATAAAACTGAGTCCAAGCAGCAAGGCACATTTGAGACAGGAACAAATGAGTGGCTTTACCAGGGCGCAGTAGATAAAGACACATTAGTCACAGCCAGCTCAGCTGCAGTCGCGTTGCACTCCTGTGCAGCAAAACATTGAGGTAAGATCTCAGCAAGACAAGTGATCAGCAATCTCTTTGCAAAGTGGGATGGAGGGAGTCACGAGTGTGTGGATCTCTATCAAGACGCCTCCTGCAAAAGCCAGAAGGACCAGGGATGTGGGATGAAAAATGGCCGTGACCAGATGTTGTGAAGAATGATAAAAAGGCTGAGATTTGAGGTGGGAAGGACTGGACAAAAGAAACAGGGCAGGGAGCAAGGGGAAAGCCAAGGGGACCTAAATGCAAGTTGAAGAGGTTGGTCTGGGGCCAGACAGGCTGCAGCTGACCTGAGAGAGGGCATGGAGGGATAGGATGGGGGGATGAAAACTCACACTGGTGACAACCTGCAAAGGGAAACTGGACAGGGAGAGTCCCCTCCAGACAAGAGCTTTGAACTGGtggagaagagcagcagggaagctAGGGGAGAACTGGGACTGGCTTGGTAAGGTGATCCGGTGGGGCAAAGCTCACAGTGGAAATAAGAGACTGGGCAAGACCTGGCTAAAAGGGGCAGGAGGCTTGAGCTGTGGTAAGGGTGGAGAACCCAAAGCCAGAGGAGGGAACACAGACTGAAATGGGAGAGGAGGGGTGCGGCACAGGACGGACACCTAGAGCAGGAGTGTGTGGAGGCAGGcaaagagcagcagggcagcagggaagAAACTGTGGCTTGAAAGGGGCAGAGGAGATTGTCCCTCTGCTATGTTCCCCTCTAGGACCCCTTGCTGTCTCTCTGCTGCTGGTGGACAAGGGACTAAGGACCACAAGAGGGTCTCAAGTCCTCGGCCTGCCCTGCGGTGCACGGGGAGTGCTAACGTGAGGTGTGCTGTGCCCACCTGCTTTTGTGCGTATGCCCACagacccctctgccatgggctgACATGAGTCCAAGTGGGATGAGATGGGACAGGACCGGACATGATGGACTAACCAGAGCCAAGAGAGGCAACatatggggggagggaggagaggagcccaCGAGCTGGAGACAGTGCTCTGAGGCGCTGGAAGCCAACCAAGAACAGGTGAGAAgtgcagagagaaggggagatggCTGGGGTGGACAAGACACCAGGCCCTTAGACCCCGAATGGGGTGCTGCAGATGTCCTAGCCCATCAGAAGTGCCCCTTTGTGGGCCTGGGGACGGGGGGTTTGCGCCGCCGGGGCCCAGGCCCCTGcgcccagggcagagggagcagggcaggcggcAGTACCTTGCGCAGCCCACTGAAGGGTATGTtgagggg contains these protein-coding regions:
- the LOC128911657 gene encoding cytochrome P450 26C1, whose product is MPAGLSWPEAAALALLALALLVTLCRHLWALRWSLSRDPASALPLPRGSMGWPFFGETLHWLLQGSRFHSSRRERYGNVFKTHLLGRPVVRVTGAENIRKILLGEHTLVSTQWPQSTQIILGSHTLLSSIGDLHRQRRKILARVFSRAALESYLPRIQKVVSWELRGWCMEPGSIAVYSSAKTLTFRIAARILLGLRLEEKQFKDLAKTFEQLVENLFSLPLNIPFSGLRKGIKARDMLHEFMEKAIQEKLQRNNPEDHSDALDFIINSAKEHGKEFTMQELKESAIELIFAAFFTTASASTSLILLLLKHPSVIEKIRQELMSHELYQQCERCPVGPCPDTLTAQGRNSKKTFLRPTDKDAYEDQSEPPGPLDEGSPQPRATPEPTLPQSSPCAGPQLRAPSEQSCRCPSDISLEKLSCLRYLDCVIKEVLRVLPPVSGGYRTALQTFELDGYQIPKGWSVMYSIRDTHETAAVYQSPPGSFDPDRFGAARMEAAGRFHYIPFGGGARSCIGKELAQAILKLLAIELVSTARWELATPSYPAMQTVPIVHPVDDGLQLYFHPLHT